GCGCGTCGTCCCAGCCGGCGCGCAGCTTGACCGTCACCTCGGCGCGACCCGCGACCCCCTCGCCCACCGCGTGCACGAGCTCCACCGCCAGCGCCGGCTCGCGCATCAGCGCCGCTCCGCATTGCCCGCGCGTCACCGTCTTGGCCGGACAGCCCATGTTGATGTCGACGAGCTCCGCGCCGGCCGCGGCGGCGATCGCCGCCGCGCGGCGCATCTGCCCCGGCTCGCGGCCATATATCTGCACGGCCAGCGGCCCGCCGCCCTGGCTACGCCGCATCCGTGCGCGTACCCGCGCCGCGCCCGCCGCGAGGCCCGCCGCCGGAACGAACTCGGTCACCGCCATGCCGCAGCCGAAGCGCTCGGCGATTGTCCGCGTCGCCAGATGCGTCAAAGCCGCCATCGGCGCCTGCAGGATCGGCGGCCAGATTCGGAGCCGACCGATCTGCAGCGCGGGCAAGCGGCTCCCCGCGGGGTTGGCGGCGGCGAGGGGCGCCTCGCTCACGACGACGCCTCTGCAGCGTAGCGCAGGGGGTCGACCACGCCCGCGAGCGCGAAGCCCTTGCGCCGCAACAGACACGCATCGCAGGCCCCGCAGGCGCGGTCGTCCGCCAACGGGTCGTAGCAGCTATGGGTCAGGCTGAAGTCGACGCCGAGCGCCACCCCCTGCCGCACGATCGCCGCCTTGTCGAGCGCCAGCAAGGGCGCCTCGATCAGCAGCCGCGCCCCGCGCTCGGTCCCCATCGCCGTCGCCTGGTCGGCCAGCGCCTGGAACGCGGCGATGAAGGCCGGCCGACAGTCGGGATAGCCCGAGTAGTCGAGCGCGTTGACGCCGATGTAGATGTGCCGCGCGTCGAGCACCTCGGCCCAGGCCAGCGCGCAGGCGAGGAACATGGTGTTGCGGGCGGGCACGTAGGTCACGGGCACGCCGGCACCGATGTCCTCGGCGGCGCGCGCCTTGGGCACGGCGATCGCGTCGGTCAACGCCGAGCCGCCGATCGCGCGCAGGTCGAGCGCCAGCTCGAGGTGCTGGTCGGCCCCCAGCGCGGCGGCCACCCGCGCCGCCGCCCGTAACTCTGCCGCGTGGCGCTGGCCATAGCGCACCGTCAGCGCAAAACAGCGCTGCCCGGCGGCCCGCGCCAGCGCCAGACAGACGGCCGAGTCCAAGCCACCCGAGAGCA
This genomic stretch from Pseudomonadota bacterium harbors:
- the queC gene encoding 7-cyano-7-deazaguanine synthase QueC, which produces MGLPFDLRPCSLDDADDGVADRWTDAIAGNQHHSLGHARLRQISGRRIPAAGAFVAVEAREDAKGGALGASGATVPQEARAVVLLSGGLDSAVCLALARAAGQRCFALTVRYGQRHAAELRAAARVAAALGADQHLELALDLRAIGGSALTDAIAVPKARAAEDIGAGVPVTYVPARNTMFLACALAWAEVLDARHIYIGVNALDYSGYPDCRPAFIAAFQALADQATAMGTERGARLLIEAPLLALDKAAIVRQGVALGVDFSLTHSCYDPLADDRACGACDACLLRRKGFALAGVVDPLRYAAEASS